The proteins below are encoded in one region of Stieleria sp. JC731:
- a CDS encoding rhodanese-like domain-containing protein, which produces MQTIDVQELAEKRKNEEIELVDVRTPVEYRTVHVEGAKNVPLDSLSPAEYMQSRNGSSGKPLYVICQSGGRSAKGVKKFADAGYDDVVSVDGGTKAWEQAGLPVVRGKKMMSLERQVRIAAGFLVLVGVILALTVHEYFIGLSAFVGAGLMFAGITDTCAMGMMIAKMPWNQCSTGECKA; this is translated from the coding sequence ATGCAAACCATTGATGTTCAAGAACTAGCTGAAAAACGAAAGAACGAAGAGATTGAATTGGTCGACGTGCGGACTCCGGTCGAATATCGGACCGTGCATGTCGAAGGCGCCAAGAACGTGCCTCTCGATTCGCTCAGTCCCGCAGAGTACATGCAGTCCCGAAACGGTTCTTCTGGCAAGCCGCTGTACGTGATCTGCCAAAGTGGTGGCCGTTCAGCCAAGGGTGTCAAAAAGTTTGCAGACGCGGGGTATGACGATGTCGTCAGTGTCGATGGCGGAACAAAGGCTTGGGAGCAAGCAGGTCTACCGGTCGTCCGCGGCAAAAAGATGATGTCGCTGGAGCGTCAGGTCCGAATCGCAGCTGGCTTTCTGGTACTGGTCGGCGTCATCCTGGCTCTCACCGTGCACGAATACTTCATCGGGCTGTCCGCATTTGTCGGTGCAGGATTGATGTTTGCTGGGATCACGGATACTTGTGCGATGGGAATGATGATCGCCAAGATGCCATGGAACCAGTGCTCTACCGGTGAATGCAAGGCTTAG
- a CDS encoding class I SAM-dependent methyltransferase codes for MKRSLRRFHSLFLACFACSFMSALATTATGQEVVAESSSVPEGINNNFKSDDLNVDEWIEKFEVESREVYSARDAILEACQIKPGDRIADVGAGTGFYSRLFAKRTGWGGWVYSVDISPKFLQHIAKRSSDEGIENITTVLGTDTSIRLPPESVDLVFICDTYHHFESPQQSLASIVRALRPGGRLVLIDFDRIPGQSRDWLLTHVRAGKETFKKEVNESGLKFVDEVKVDGLKENYLLRFEK; via the coding sequence ATGAAACGCTCCCTTCGCAGATTCCACTCGCTATTCCTTGCATGTTTTGCGTGCTCGTTCATGTCCGCCTTGGCGACGACCGCAACCGGGCAAGAGGTGGTTGCTGAATCCAGTAGCGTCCCCGAAGGCATCAACAACAACTTCAAATCAGACGACCTGAATGTTGATGAGTGGATTGAAAAGTTCGAGGTCGAAAGTCGCGAGGTCTATTCGGCACGGGACGCGATCCTAGAAGCCTGTCAGATCAAACCGGGAGATCGGATCGCGGATGTCGGCGCGGGAACTGGATTTTACAGCCGGTTGTTCGCAAAACGCACCGGGTGGGGAGGTTGGGTCTATAGCGTTGATATCTCGCCCAAGTTTTTGCAGCACATCGCAAAGCGCTCGAGCGATGAAGGGATCGAGAACATCACGACGGTTTTGGGGACCGATACTTCGATCCGATTGCCGCCCGAATCGGTCGATTTGGTGTTCATCTGCGATACCTACCACCACTTCGAATCTCCACAGCAGTCACTGGCCTCGATCGTTCGTGCATTGCGTCCGGGTGGTCGGTTAGTTTTGATCGACTTTGATCGGATTCCCGGGCAGTCGCGTGATTGGCTGCTGACTCACGTGCGGGCCGGCAAAGAAACCTTCAAAAAAGAGGTGAACGAGTCCGGTTTGAAGTTTGTCGATGAGGTGAAGGTGGATGGTTTAAAAGAAAACTATCTGCTGCGATTCGAAAAATGA
- a CDS encoding dihydroorotase: MNKPVLISGGTLVDPSQNLNRSGRLLVIDGRVAAIDPADKDIPDGVQTIDASSCLVAPGLVDLGVELREPGFEEDETIESGSQAALAGGYTSILATASTYPVIDSHGSVEFVRQKSAQAKAARVHVIGCLSKGQKGEQMAELGLLAEAGAVAFSDAPRAIRSDALLKRALEYCRMLNRPIFDRPEIPEMAAGGVMHDGKVSLVLGLKGLPTEAEDLAVARDVRLAEATDGRLHVGPVSTMGAVDLLRRVKSRGVAVTASVCPHNLMQCDEVMRTYESRYKVHPPLRSPNHVSTLCQAVKDKTIDAIQSGHMPRSREKMMNDLDESPFGMSSLETSFATAATALVRSGILDWVELIDRMSTRPAQIAGIDAGTLKVGSNADIVIIDPNAGWKVDPSQFRSTCISTPFEGMELIGRVCKTLVEGEVRFQYQ; this comes from the coding sequence ATGAATAAACCAGTATTGATTTCCGGCGGGACATTGGTCGATCCCAGCCAAAACCTGAACCGTTCCGGTCGGCTGCTCGTCATCGACGGTCGCGTCGCGGCGATCGACCCCGCCGATAAAGATATTCCCGACGGCGTCCAAACCATCGATGCCAGTTCCTGCTTGGTCGCGCCAGGACTGGTTGACCTGGGTGTCGAATTGCGTGAACCGGGATTCGAAGAAGACGAGACGATTGAAAGTGGCAGCCAAGCCGCACTTGCCGGCGGATATACCTCGATCCTTGCGACCGCCAGCACTTATCCCGTCATCGACTCACACGGTTCGGTGGAATTTGTCCGGCAAAAATCCGCGCAAGCCAAAGCCGCGCGTGTTCATGTGATCGGCTGCCTTAGCAAAGGTCAAAAGGGTGAGCAGATGGCTGAGCTTGGATTGCTCGCCGAAGCGGGCGCGGTCGCTTTCAGTGACGCACCGCGGGCCATTCGTAGCGATGCGTTGCTAAAGAGGGCGCTTGAATATTGTCGGATGCTCAACCGTCCCATTTTTGATCGGCCCGAGATCCCCGAAATGGCCGCCGGTGGCGTGATGCACGACGGCAAGGTTTCATTGGTGCTGGGGCTAAAGGGATTGCCTACCGAGGCGGAGGACTTGGCCGTCGCTCGAGACGTGCGTTTGGCAGAAGCGACCGACGGCCGATTGCATGTCGGCCCGGTTAGCACGATGGGTGCGGTCGATCTGTTGCGTCGAGTCAAATCGCGTGGCGTCGCAGTCACCGCATCGGTTTGTCCTCACAACTTGATGCAATGCGACGAAGTCATGCGCACCTACGAATCGCGGTACAAAGTCCACCCGCCGCTTCGTAGCCCCAACCATGTTTCGACGCTATGCCAGGCGGTCAAAGACAAGACGATTGACGCGATCCAATCGGGACATATGCCGCGTAGCCGCGAAAAGATGATGAACGATTTGGATGAGTCACCGTTTGGAATGTCATCGCTCGAAACATCGTTCGCAACCGCCGCGACCGCACTGGTGCGTTCGGGGATTTTGGATTGGGTTGAACTGATCGATCGAATGTCGACACGGCCGGCTCAAATCGCGGGCATTGATGCTGGCACACTGAAAGTTGGCAGCAATGCCGACATCGTCATCATCGATCCCAATGCAGGATGGAAAGTCGATCCGTCTCAATTCCGATCGACTTGCATCAGCACGCCTTTCGAGGGAATGGAGTTGATCGGCCGAGTTTGTAAAACGCTGGTCGAAGGCGAAGTTCGGTTTCAATACCAATAG
- a CDS encoding aspartate carbamoyltransferase catalytic subunit, giving the protein MDHTLPELTGYTDTWHRRHLLDLESLSADEIRTLLDVAQALKDATEGCRRKLPLLSGKTCANLFFENSTRTRNSFSLAAKRLGADTVEFGSSGSSTAKGETFADTAKTIEAMGVDWVVTRHSTPGTPNLLARELTCCVMNAGDGPHEHPTQGLLDLLTIRQHRGSIEGLTVALVGDIAHSRTARSNIWGLKKLGAHVIICGPPTLVSPRWQELGFEVAHHLDEILPRCDVLNLLRIQFERQHARPFPSVHEYAALYAMNAKRMQLASDDILIMAPGPINRGVEITPEVADGPHSVILEQVTNGIAVRMSALYLLSVADDRYRNQLSAGV; this is encoded by the coding sequence TTGGACCATACATTGCCGGAATTAACCGGCTACACAGACACATGGCATCGTCGCCATCTGCTGGATCTTGAATCTCTTTCGGCTGACGAGATTCGCACATTGCTGGACGTCGCTCAGGCGTTAAAAGACGCGACAGAAGGTTGTCGTCGTAAGCTGCCGTTGCTGTCTGGCAAGACATGCGCGAACTTGTTTTTCGAAAACAGTACCCGAACGCGAAACAGTTTTTCGCTAGCGGCTAAACGCCTCGGTGCGGACACGGTCGAATTCGGTTCCAGCGGTTCAAGTACCGCCAAGGGCGAGACTTTCGCGGACACGGCGAAAACGATTGAGGCGATGGGAGTGGACTGGGTGGTGACCCGCCATTCCACCCCTGGCACACCCAACCTATTAGCTCGCGAGCTAACCTGCTGTGTGATGAACGCTGGCGACGGGCCTCACGAACACCCGACGCAAGGTCTGCTGGACTTGTTAACCATCCGCCAGCACCGTGGTTCGATCGAAGGCCTAACGGTTGCGTTGGTCGGTGACATCGCCCATAGCCGAACGGCGCGAAGCAATATCTGGGGCCTAAAAAAGCTTGGCGCCCACGTGATTATTTGCGGGCCGCCGACTTTGGTTAGTCCCCGCTGGCAAGAACTGGGCTTCGAAGTCGCACACCACTTGGATGAAATCTTGCCGCGGTGCGACGTGCTGAACCTGTTGCGTATTCAGTTCGAACGTCAACACGCGAGACCGTTCCCAAGTGTTCACGAGTATGCGGCGTTGTACGCGATGAACGCCAAGCGAATGCAATTGGCCAGCGACGACATCTTGATCATGGCCCCTGGTCCGATCAATCGCGGCGTCGAAATCACTCCCGAAGTCGCCGACGGTCCACACTCGGTCATCCTGGAACAAGTGACCAATGGAATTGCCGTTCGCATGTCCGCGCTGTACCTGCTGTCGGTTGCCGACGATCGCTACCGCAATCAACTTTCCGCCGGCGTTTAA
- a CDS encoding sulfatase yields MKTFAWLMALLASVLTTAANAADKPNILLICVDDLKPAIGCYGDAIAKTPNIDALAAKGVQFNAAYCNQAVCAPSRNALMTGLRPQSIGVYDLATNFRKGAPDAITMGQHFQAAGYRAESMGKIYHRGHGNSDDAATWSVKHWNPPGPAYQLEESRANPQKAGGKTRYAATERAEVSDDAYPDGKTADEAVKRIAAAAKRKDTPFFIAVGFVKPHLPFNAPEKYWELYDDVELPMPTVTTPPEGAPKYAPTNWGELRNYSDIPNKGDLSEATDQRLIHGYYAATSYMDAQVGRVLDELDRQKLRDNTIVVLWGDHGWHLGDHGMWCKHTNYEQAARIPLIISAPSRLGGQVQQSKALIESVDLYPTLSALAGLEPPAKVDGVDQSDVVLGKVNSVRDHVIHVYPRSNRIGRAIRTDRYRLVAWESNKRQDPDPTDYELYDYKADPLETKNLAASQPEAVASLKLLLEQHPQPKRSIAGKK; encoded by the coding sequence ATGAAAACTTTTGCTTGGTTGATGGCACTTCTGGCATCCGTCTTAACAACCGCCGCCAATGCGGCTGACAAGCCGAATATCTTGCTGATCTGTGTTGACGACTTGAAACCTGCGATCGGTTGCTACGGCGACGCCATCGCGAAAACACCCAACATTGATGCGTTGGCCGCCAAAGGTGTCCAGTTCAATGCGGCATACTGCAATCAAGCCGTTTGCGCCCCTTCACGCAACGCGTTGATGACCGGACTGCGACCGCAATCAATCGGTGTGTATGACTTGGCAACCAATTTCCGCAAAGGGGCTCCCGATGCGATCACGATGGGGCAGCACTTTCAAGCTGCGGGTTATCGTGCCGAAAGCATGGGGAAAATCTATCACCGGGGGCACGGCAATTCCGATGACGCGGCAACTTGGTCGGTGAAGCACTGGAATCCACCGGGACCGGCATATCAATTGGAAGAGTCACGCGCCAATCCGCAAAAGGCTGGCGGCAAAACGCGATATGCCGCGACGGAGCGAGCTGAAGTTTCAGACGATGCTTATCCGGATGGGAAGACTGCGGACGAAGCGGTAAAGCGAATCGCGGCAGCAGCCAAACGCAAAGACACTCCGTTCTTTATCGCGGTTGGATTTGTCAAGCCGCACCTTCCATTCAATGCGCCTGAAAAATACTGGGAGCTCTATGACGATGTCGAACTCCCGATGCCTACGGTAACGACACCTCCGGAAGGGGCACCCAAGTATGCGCCGACGAACTGGGGTGAGCTGCGAAACTACAGCGACATTCCGAACAAAGGTGACTTATCCGAAGCAACCGATCAGCGTTTGATTCACGGCTACTATGCCGCGACGAGTTACATGGACGCACAAGTCGGGCGAGTTTTAGATGAACTGGATCGTCAAAAGCTTCGCGACAATACCATCGTGGTTTTGTGGGGCGATCATGGTTGGCATCTCGGTGATCACGGAATGTGGTGCAAGCACACAAACTATGAACAGGCGGCGCGCATCCCGCTAATTATTTCGGCCCCGAGTCGACTTGGAGGTCAAGTACAGCAAAGCAAAGCGTTGATCGAGTCGGTGGATCTGTATCCGACGCTGTCGGCCCTTGCCGGTCTTGAGCCACCGGCCAAAGTTGATGGAGTTGACCAGTCGGACGTGGTCTTGGGCAAGGTCAATTCGGTTCGCGACCATGTCATCCATGTCTATCCGCGATCCAATCGAATCGGTCGCGCGATCCGAACCGATCGGTATCGGTTGGTCGCTTGGGAATCCAATAAGCGTCAGGACCCTGACCCGACCGATTATGAACTCTATGACTATAAAGCTGATCCTTTGGAAACGAAAAACCTCGCCGCATCGCAGCCAGAGGCGGTTGCTTCACTAAAGCTCTTGCTGGAGCAACATCCTCAGCCCAAGCGATCAATCGCTGGTAAAAAATAG
- a CDS encoding FAD-dependent oxidoreductase, translating to MGRKQIVLLGIGHTNAHVVKQWESEPIPSCDLICVSNFPEATYSGMLPGTLGKQFDRDAMRIELQRLVEKAGAELILGETETLDLESRQIRVAGHGDVPFDLMSIGVGSVPAGYEDYRDDSQVVAIKPMQTFIKRLQAAMLNAESVIRSEENSSPRPMQIVIVGGGVAGVEIAFCLSQRLQLDERSASIVMVSSSERIAGSLNDRSVSRLESMLDQRGIQVHRSERVVDATSGYVLTETQKRIDADVVIWATGAAAPSVISLLGLETDASGFIATHPTLQTLSDPRIFAVGDSGTILQSPCPKAGVYAVRQAPILWHNLQASVREQPLKRFQPQGQFLKLLNTGDQKALLDYHWFSFHSRWCLKLKNHIDHGFIRQYQSE from the coding sequence ATGGGTCGGAAGCAAATTGTGCTGCTCGGCATCGGTCACACCAACGCTCATGTTGTCAAGCAATGGGAATCCGAGCCGATCCCCAGCTGCGATTTGATCTGCGTGAGCAATTTTCCTGAAGCGACATATTCTGGGATGCTGCCCGGGACTTTGGGAAAGCAGTTCGATCGTGATGCGATGCGTATCGAGTTGCAGCGGTTGGTCGAAAAGGCTGGCGCGGAATTGATTCTCGGCGAAACCGAGACGCTCGACCTCGAATCTCGTCAAATACGCGTTGCCGGTCATGGCGACGTTCCCTTCGATCTGATGTCGATTGGTGTCGGTTCTGTGCCGGCAGGATACGAAGACTATCGAGATGATTCGCAGGTTGTTGCGATCAAGCCGATGCAAACTTTCATAAAGCGTTTGCAGGCTGCCATGCTGAATGCTGAATCGGTAATTCGAAGCGAGGAAAACTCATCGCCTCGTCCGATGCAGATTGTGATTGTCGGAGGCGGGGTAGCAGGTGTCGAAATCGCTTTTTGTCTTTCTCAGCGACTTCAGCTCGACGAAAGATCTGCCTCCATAGTGATGGTCAGCAGTAGCGAGCGTATCGCGGGCAGTCTGAACGACCGCAGCGTTTCGCGTCTCGAATCGATGCTGGATCAAAGAGGTATTCAGGTACATCGTTCTGAACGCGTTGTTGACGCCACGTCTGGGTATGTGTTGACCGAAACCCAAAAGCGGATTGATGCTGATGTTGTCATCTGGGCAACGGGTGCAGCGGCACCCTCGGTGATTTCTTTATTGGGGCTTGAGACTGACGCGAGTGGTTTCATTGCGACTCATCCGACTCTGCAAACGCTGTCCGATCCTAGAATCTTCGCAGTCGGGGACTCGGGGACGATCCTTCAATCGCCTTGTCCCAAGGCGGGGGTCTACGCGGTTCGTCAGGCACCAATCTTGTGGCACAATTTGCAAGCTTCCGTTCGAGAACAGCCTCTAAAACGATTCCAGCCACAGGGGCAGTTTCTGAAGCTGCTCAACACTGGCGACCAAAAAGCTTTACTAGACTATCACTGGTTCAGTTTCCACTCGCGGTGGTGTTTGAAGCTGAAAAACCATATCGATCATGGCTTCATACGCCAGTACCAGTCCGAATGA
- the carA gene encoding glutamine-hydrolyzing carbamoyl-phosphate synthase small subunit encodes MSVTAKLALEDGSIYTGEGFGADGEISGEVVFNTSMTGYQEILTDPSYRGQIVTMTYPEIGNYGVNSIDVEHEKPSLAGFIVREDSRVFSNYRAEGSLSSYLKENNIIALSGIDTRALVRRIREKGAMRGILSTTDLDDASLVEKAKNSEGLVGRDLVREVMPKSAVKWDTQLDDWTAAEVSRLRGDKAQDAGGAHVVCMDFGMKWNIPRHFASRGNQVTVVPGDTSAEDILKLNPDGIFLSNGPGDPEPLTYAQKTIAALVGQKPVFGICLGHQLLSLALGAKTFKLKFGHRGANQPVLDLETGKVEITTQNHGFAVEEDSLPDCLEVTHRNLNDNTVAGVRHKEAIAFGVQHHPEASSGPHDSHYLFERFQDVLSK; translated from the coding sequence ATGAGCGTCACGGCAAAACTCGCACTCGAAGACGGTTCGATCTACACCGGTGAAGGTTTCGGTGCAGACGGTGAAATCAGCGGTGAGGTGGTCTTCAACACCTCCATGACGGGCTACCAAGAAATCCTGACGGACCCGAGTTATCGCGGTCAGATCGTCACGATGACTTATCCCGAAATTGGCAATTACGGCGTCAATTCGATCGACGTCGAGCATGAAAAACCCTCTTTGGCCGGGTTTATCGTTCGCGAAGACAGTCGTGTCTTCAGTAACTACCGAGCTGAAGGTTCTCTTTCGAGTTACCTCAAAGAGAACAACATCATTGCCCTTTCTGGGATTGATACTCGAGCACTGGTTCGACGAATCCGCGAGAAAGGTGCGATGCGAGGCATTCTTTCGACAACGGATCTTGATGACGCTTCGCTCGTCGAAAAGGCGAAGAATAGCGAAGGTTTAGTTGGCCGCGACTTGGTTCGCGAAGTGATGCCAAAGTCGGCTGTGAAATGGGATACGCAGCTTGATGACTGGACCGCGGCAGAGGTCAGTCGCCTGCGAGGCGATAAAGCGCAAGATGCTGGTGGAGCTCATGTCGTGTGCATGGACTTCGGTATGAAGTGGAACATCCCTCGCCACTTTGCCTCGCGTGGAAACCAAGTCACGGTTGTGCCAGGTGACACCAGCGCAGAAGACATTTTGAAGTTGAATCCCGACGGGATTTTTCTGTCTAACGGCCCTGGCGATCCGGAGCCATTGACTTACGCACAGAAAACCATTGCCGCACTGGTTGGTCAAAAACCGGTTTTCGGAATTTGCTTGGGACACCAACTGTTGTCACTCGCCCTTGGTGCGAAAACGTTCAAGTTGAAGTTCGGTCACCGCGGTGCCAACCAACCCGTACTGGACTTGGAAACTGGCAAAGTCGAAATCACGACTCAGAACCACGGTTTCGCAGTCGAAGAGGATTCGCTTCCAGATTGCTTGGAAGTCACTCACCGTAATTTGAACGATAACACCGTTGCCGGTGTACGTCACAAAGAAGCGATCGCGTTTGGTGTGCAGCACCACCCCGAGGCATCATCTGGTCCGCACGACAGCCATTATTTGTTCGAGCGATTCCAAGACGTTTTGTCGAAGTAA